GCTGCGTGCCGAAACGCTTGAGCAGCAGGAAGCGCACCTCGAGCGCGTCCGCCAGGAGCTGTCGGAGCAGGCGGCGCTGTTGCCCGGCGAAGGTGAAGAGACCGGCGAAGGCGCCCGACAGTTCAACGAGACCCGGCAGCAGCTTGAAGAGCAGCTTGCCGAGGTGGAGCGCGCGGCGCAGCAACTGGACGAGCAGTCGCAGTCGCTTGAATCGCGGAAGGCGGAGCTGGAGAAGCGCGACGAAGCGCTCGCACTGCGTGAAGCGGCGTTGACGGAGAAGCAGGCGAACTTCCGCCGAACGCTCGAACAGGGACAGAAGAAACTGGCTGCCGAGCGCGACGAGTTGCAACAGCAGCGCGAAGCGTTCGAACGCGATCAGCAAGGCAGCTCGGCCGAGCGGGAAAAGTATCAACAGCGCACCGCGCAGCTGAAGCAGGCGGACGAAGCGATCCGTCGTCGGCGAAAAAAGGTTCGGCGGTACATCCAGGCGCTGCGCAAGCGGATGGAGAAGCTCGAACAGTCGCAGACCGAAGTGCAGATCAACAGCGCACAGTACGCCGGCGTGGAGAAGGAACGGCAGATGCTGGTGGAGGTGCGCAAGTTCCTCGAAACCAGCGAAGCGGAGATGATGCAGCGGTGGGCGACCCAGCGGGCCGGGCAACTGGTGGGGCTCGGTGTGGTGGCGCTGGTGCTGGTGATCATGCTCAGCTACGCGATCGGCGGGCGCATGGCGACGCCGGTGTGGGAAGCGACGATGAGCTTCGACGTGGCGGTCGATGCCGCCGAGGCCGAGCCCGACAGCGGCGAATGGCTCGCGGCGCAGCGGACGCTGCTGCTCAGCGAGCCCGTGCTCAGCGAAGCGATCAGCCAGTTGCAGCGACAAGGCAACGGCCAGGCGTTTGAAGACACCGCGACGCTACGAACGGCACTGGCGGAAGACATGACCGTCTTCGGCGATGTCGGCGAACTGCGACTGCGCTACACGGGCACGCAGCGCGAACAGCTCGTGCCGGTGCTCGAAGGGCTCGGCCGAGCGTATCTGGGCTACCATCGTTCGCAGGATCGCGCTGCTGACCGCTCACGCGATACGGTTGCGCTGACGCAGGCGGCTTCGCGTTCGAGCGATCCGATTCGCGACGGCAGAACGACGATGCGGCTGATTGTCTTCTGCGTGATGGTCGCGGGGGTGGCGCTGCTCTACCTCGGGCTGCGGCAACTCATGCTCATGCAGGGCAAGGCCGTGTTCGACAGCGACGCGGATGCGTTCAAGGCGTTGAACAACAAGCCTGGCGCGATGTCGTAAAACGTACGAAGTGACTTCGATTCCGCGCGCCCCATTTAGCCGCGGTGCTTGCACCGCGCTTTTTGGTGGGGTCGCGCGGCGAAGAGCGCGGTGCAAGCACCGCGGCTAAATGTTTCACATGTGAAAGCACGGGCGATGGTTGATGATTACGTCAATCCATCGCGATGTTGGCGTTATCCGACTGTTCGATGAACACGTCGACAATCTGGCCCGGGTATAGCGGGATGCCGTCGCGGTCGATGACTTCGAAGATCACGTCGATCACGCGCGTGTCGACCAGCTCCGTCGGTACGCCGGTGAGTTGACGCTTCGGCTCGGCCAGCGGTTCGATGCGGACCATCCGCAACGGCAGTTGTACGTCATGCCCGCCACGCAGCCGAGCGGTTGCGTTCGCATTCGTCTGCACGCTGAGCATGTCCTGCTCGTCGACCTGCGCGCGGATGCGGTATTGCGAAAGGTCGCCCATCACCATCGGTGCACTGTTGCCCGTTGCGAGCGAAACGTACACGCCCGGCTCAACCCGCCGACGCAGGATCGTGCCCGCCCGGGGCGCTCGCACGGTCAGACGATCCAATCGCGTCTCCAGCGCTGCGACTTCCGCCTCGGCTTGCGCCAGTTCCGCCTCCGCCACCGCCAGCTCGCGCGACCACGCGCCGGCCTGCCGCTCGGCCAACGTGGCCTCCGCTTGCGCGAGGCGGGCGTTCAATGCCGCCGACTCCAGCCGAAGGCGGTCGAGGTCTTCGCGCGGCGCGGCACGCTCTTCCACCAGCGTCTCAGTGCGCTGAAGTTGAATCTGCCCCAACTCCGCCTCGGCTCGCGCCGCGTCGACCTGCGCTTCGAGCACGGGCAACGACTCGGGCCGCGGCTCGGCTTGCAAACGCTCGACCTGCGCCTCGGCCACACGCACCGCCGCCCGCGCCCGGCCAAGCTCCGCCTCGATCGGCCGACGGTCCAACCGAAACAGCGGATCGCCTTCCGCGACTTCGTCGTTCACTTCCACCAGCACGTCCGTCACCAGCCCCGGCTCCGGTGCGCCCAGCTCAACATTCCGCCCCAACGCTTCGACCAGCCCCGACGCCGCGACCGCTCGCGCGTAGGGGTTCACCGTCGGCGGAGCGGCGGGGTCGGGCTCGCCCAGGTCGCGGTCGGAGGTCGCGACCGTGTACGCCCCCAGCAGCAGGCCGACCAATGCAAGCAATATGGTGATCCACTTGATCATGCGTCCTCGTCTTCTGTTCGTTTCGGTGTGGGTTCGTGTGGTTTGTAGTAGCGCGCGTGTTCGAGCACGTCGGCCTCGGGCGCGTCGAGCAACTGGCCGTCTTCCATCTGCTCGATGCGGTCGGCAAAGTGGAACACGCGATTGTCATGCGTTACCACCAGCACGCAGCGCGGGCCGAGTTCGTCGGGTTGGCTGGCCTGGCAGATCAGCTCCAGCACGCGCTGGCCGGTCTTGGCATCGAGGCTGGCGGTCGGTTCGTCGCAGACCACGAGGCGCGGCCGCGCGACGAGCGCCCGCGCGATCGCGACGCGCTGCTGCATGCCGCCGGACAGCTCGGCGGGCAATGCGTCGACGCGTTCGCCGAGCCCGACTTTGTCGAGCATGTCGTTGGCGCGCTGCCTTGCTTCGCGGCGGTCGGTGTTGCGGATCAGCAGGGGGAGCATGACGTTTTCCGCGGCGGTAAGCGTCGGCAGCAGGTTGAAGTCCTGAAACACGAAGCCGACGAGTTCGCCCCGGCGTCGCGTGCGTGCGTCTTCGCCGAGCTTGTTCCAGTTCGTGCCGAAGACTTCGACTTGCCCGGCGTCGGGGTTGAGCACGCCGGAGATGATCGAGACAAGCGTGGTTTTGCCGCAGCCGGAGGGCCCGACGAGCATGACGACCTGGCCGCCTTCGACGGTGAGGTCGACGCCGTTGAGCGCCCGCACTGCCGCCCGGCCGTGGCCAAAGTGTTTGGCGACGCCTTCAACGCGGATGGCGGGTTGGCTGGACGGTTCGTTCAACGTTGATGCCTGGTGTTCGTCTGAAATACGCCAAGTCGCCAAGGCGCCAAGACGCCAAGGAAAAGGCAGGGGGAAGAGAGTTGAAGCCATAGATGAACGCCGATGAACTCAAAATAACAGTTGGTATCTTTTCCATTCGCCTTCATCTGTGGCTTCTATATTCTGCCGTTTGTCTGTTTCTTCTTCTTGGCGTCTCTGCGTCTTGGCGTCTTGGCGTTTTCATTTCGTCCGTTTGTCACCCATGATTACTTGAACACAATGGCCGGCTCGAGGGTGAGCACACGGCGGAGGCTAAGCAGGCTGCCGACGGCGATGCACACCAATGTCGCCACCAGTGAGCCGACCATCAGTTGCCAGGGGTAATGCGTACTCAGCTCCGCGCCGGGCTCTCGGCCGAACCATGAGAATACGCCCGCTGCGCCCACGCCGATGCCGTAGCCGATGAGTCCAACGAGCAAGGCCTGGAGCAGGATCATCTTCACCAGCGTCCATCGTGTGGCGCCCATGGCTTTGAGCACGGCGAACTGGCCGAGGTTCTCCAGCGTGAACTGGTAGAAGATCGCCGCCGAGACGACCAGGCCGACGATGAAGCCGAGCGTGACGGTGATGGCGAAGTTGATGCCGATGCCCGTGTCCAGCAGGATGAACCAGATCGTCCGCCAGCGCAGCTCGTCGCCGGTGAACGCGCCGAGGCTTTCCATCTGGTTGATGCGTGCCTGCACCGTGGTCACATCGTAGCCCGGCTTGCACTTGACGAGCATGTACGTGAGGTTGTTTCGGCCGGTGGGCACGAAGTTCAGCGCCTGCTCATACGTCGTATAGATCACCGCGTTGGACTCGAAGCCCAGCCGGGCCCGCGCGTAGCCGACCACGATTGCCCGGCGGTCGTTGAGCTTCAGCGTTTCGCCGATCTGCACATCGTTGAGCTTCTCGCGCGAGGTTTCTTCCACGATCACCGCGCCGGGGATGCGCAGATCCTCAATCCGCCCGGCAGTGATCTGCGGCGGCTGGCCGACGAGCGTGCTTCGGCTGATGCCTTGAAGCTGCACCGTCTTGAACTCGCCATCCATCAATTCGACCGGCGCGCGGGCGGTGAAGAATGGCTCGGCCCAGAGGACGCCCTCCACGGCCCGCACGCGCTGCAACTGAGCGTCCGCCAGCGGTCGAATCTCCCCGATGTAGCGCGTGCTCGGGTCCGCCACCCACAGGTCCGGCTGCGAGATGTTCTGCAAAAACCCCGTGCCGCGCAGCACCAGCCCGAGGAAGATCGACGCCTGCTGCGTAATCAGCAGCACAGCGAACGACAACCCGATCACCAGCGCGAGGTACTTCGCCCGATCGCCAACCAGCATTTTCAACGCGACACGGTTCATGGATCGTAATAGTAGCCGCGAAATGACTGATGGAAACGCGCCTGCGGCGCGGCCGCTACACAAAAGGCCCGCCACCTTGCGGCGACGGGCCTTTCGAAATTGCTAAATCCGAAATCCGAAATTAGAAATCCTCACCCCCACGCCTTGCCCTTCTTGTTCGTGCCGCAGAGCGCGACCTCCATGCCGAGCGCCTCGGCCATGGCGGCCTTGGTGAACATCGCCTCGTCCGCTTCCTTGGCGCTGTTGGCGTAGACGCATTGGATGTGGTTGGCCTTGTGGCGGGCCATCATCTGGTCGCGCGACACGCCATACGTGATCGCGTGCATGATCGGCCACTGCGGGGTCGTCTCCCGCCACCGCCGATCGGTCTCTTCCTGCGGCAGCTCGACCACACCCGCTCGGCCGAGGTCCATCTTCAACTTGCCACCCTCGACATACACGCGCGACCAGACGATCTCGCCCGGCTTCGCAATGCCACGCAACGTCGACCCGCCGTTGGGGAAGTACATCGCCGGCTGACGATGGCCGTCGCTGCCCGCCCAGCCACCCTGGTGATGCGCCGGCGGTGCGCTGCCGGAGATGAGGAACACCCACACGTAATCGTCCACCGTGCCCGAGCGATCAACGTCGCCCCAGCGCAGGTCGTGCAGCGTGTTCTCCGTCGGCTGGCCGAGCGCTTTGTGCACGCGATGGGTCATCAGCCCGTCGAGGCCGGCACACTCGTCCACTTCGTTGAAGTGCGGCAGCGGTTCGCCGGCGTACAGCTCGCGCGAGCCGTCACGGCTAAGCACGGGCGGGCGCTCGCTGTTGTTCAGCGTGCCTTCGACCAGGTCGCTGGCGGGCAGCAGGTCTTTGAGCCCCTGTTGATATTGAATACCAATTGTGTCGCATCCGAAGTCGTCCGCGATGCGCAGCGCGGCGATGTACATCTTGCATTGCAGGCGGATCTGGTCGTCGGTGAGATGCTCGTGATGGTTCGGGCCGGTGTGGAAGGTCATGCCCCGTTCGCCCATCCACCAGCGGACGTCGTCGGCTTCCTTGTCGGAAACCTGCGTCGTTTCGTAGTAGAGGGCGGACTGGCTCAGCCGTTCCTTGAACACGCCGGTGGGGTTGAGCAGGTGGTCGGGGATGATCGCGTTGAACATGCCCATGCAGCCTTCGTCGAACACGCCCATGATGGCGCGGCGGGTCTGCATGTCGCTGGCGAGCTGTTGGCCGAGCTTGCGCGTCTTCGCCGGCAGCTTCGCCTTGCCGAGCTTGTGCACGTGTGGCGTGGGGTGGGTGGCCTTGCCCGTGTCGAGCCACTTCTTCAACCGCGAGGTGAAGTAGCGATCGGTGAAGTCTTCGCTCCACAACGTCGTGTAAGGCACGCCCGCCTTGGTCAGCGAGCCGTTGAGGTTGAGCATGCCCACCAGCCCCGGCCACGTGCCGGACCAGTTGGCGGCGGTGAGGATCGGCCCTTCGTGAGCCATCAGCCCGTGCAGGATGTGATGCGAATACTGCCACACCGCCTCGGCGACGATGATCGGCTTCTTCCGGTCCGCATCGGACAGCCCGCGGAACACTTCCATGCCTTCCTTCTGCGAACCGATGAACCCGTGCCCTTCGTCTTCCTTATAAGGATGCGCCCGGCGGACGGTGTAACCCTGCGCTTCGACCGCCGTGATGAGCGTCTGCTCCATCTCATGCTGAGCTGCCCAGCAGTTCTGGTTGGCGCTGAGGCGGAGGTCGCCGTTGGCGATCAGCAACACCTCGCGGTTGGCTGAACGAGCGGGCGACTTCTTTTTCGTCGTCGTCTTCGTGGACTTCTTCGTGGTCTTCTTGTGCGTCGATTTCTTTTGGGTGGTTTTCTTGGCGGCCATGGTGACAGCTTCCCTGATGCGATGGAGGATGAGGATGTAGAGACTCGCCCGCGAGCAGCGGGCTGGGCAACTTTATGATGGCATGAACGGTTACGGCGTAAACGGCGACAACGATCAGCCGAGCGGAGGTGGGCTCGGACGATTGGTGCGCGTCAGGCCCGACGCCTGCTCCGCATCGCGTCCGAAGACGATCGGCGATTCGTAAGCCAATCCGGTTCGCATGACCGCGATCATATCACCCGCGCCAGCAGGTGTCACCCGGTTTGGCGCCTGGTGCGCCCTTGGAGCCCACGGATGCCATCCGTGGGCTTTAACTCACAACTCACAACTCGAAACTCAAAACCAGAAACTCGAAACTCGAAACCAACCCCCCATCGCTGGGCGCGCCCCCCCGGTGACGGGTAAACTGCTTGCATGTCACGATTGAACCACCGTCGCCACTGGGTCAGCGCGATCGCCGTCGGCCTGCTCGCCGGGCTGCTGGCCCTGTCGGCCGGCTCGACCCGGGCTGAGTCGATGGATCTGGAAAAGATCCTCGCGGCGCTGGACAGTGCCGACCCGCGCGAGCGACGGGAACAGACGCTGCAACTGCTCGCAGACAACTCGCTGGAACTGGAGACCATCGCCCAGCTGCTGGCCCGGGCCCGCTCGCACGAACAGCGGCATCGGCTGCTGGGCGTCGCCCAACATCACGTGCTGCGCCAGCGGCGCGAGCACGTCTTCGATCGGCCCGACCGCGGCTCGCTGGGCATCTCCCACCGCACCGTCGCGGCGGAAGACCTGCCCGACACCCCCGACCACAACGGGCCAGCCATCGAAATCGTCGTCACGCTGCCCGGCTTCCCCGCCCACGGCCAACTCGTCGCGGGCGACCGCGTCATCGCCATCGACGGCGAGCCCCTGCCCCCTGACTTCACCGCTGACCACTTCCGCGAACTCATCGTCAACTACCGCAGCGGCGAAAAGCTCCACGTCACCATCGACCGCGACGGCCAACGCCTCGACCGCACGATCGAGCTCGCTTCCGCCCAGGCGCTGGGCGCCATGTACGACCCCAACCGCCTCCAGCTTCGCCCGCAGTTCGAACGCGACTGGCAGACCGCCAAGGGCAACCTCCAGATCGGTGAGTCCACCGAGCCGGAGTCCGGCCCCCTGCAACTGCGCGGAGCCGAGATCAGCCTCGACTAAAGCGTACGCTATCCAAACATCGCGGCCGATATGAGCTTCATGTTTAGCCCCCGCGGCCTCGCGGGGCGCTTCCGGGGGCGCTTCACTGATCCGCCACCCGCCACAACAGTTCCTGCCGTACGTCCGTCGGCAGGAACCAGCCGGGCACGACAAGGTCGTCGCGTATCGCCTGCCGCACATGCCTGCCATGCCCGTCGACAAACGTCACGTTCGCACCGTCGGCGTGTCGTAACGCAACGCGGCCGGGTGTGGCGCCGAAATGCGTGTCATTGCTTGCATTCGGGTGCACATCCGCGCTTTGCCCGTCCACGAACAGCACCATCAACGTCGGCCGACGGATCGCCTGCTCGTAGGTGAAATGGGGCGGCTCGTCGTTGTCGTTGTTGCCTTTGAGATAATCGTTCATCTTGATCGTGCGATTGTTCGCTCGCTTCGCTTCGTCGAACGACGCCCACACCGGGTCATGCTTCCACGCCTCGTGATGCCGCTCGCTCGCCGAGGTCGGCGTCGCCTTCCCGTAGTACGCATCGACCGCGTTGTACCACACCGCCTGCTGCTGCTGTGCCGTGCTCATCCCCACCACATCCGTGCCGATCGTCGGCCGAGGCAGGGCGCCGCGAAAGTCATCGACATACATCATGACCGTCGTTGCAAGCTGCCTTTGATGGTTGAGGCAGAGCACCGCCCTTGCCGACCCCCGCGCGTTGCCCAGCGCCGGCAGCACGATCGAGATCAACAGCACGATGACCGTGATCGTCACCAGCAGCTCGATCAGCGTGAACGCCGACGTATGATGCTCTCGCGTATGCGTACGCTTTCGCCGCATCACCGCCCCCTCGAATTCCCCCGGAGAACATGTAGGGCAGGGCTTGCCCTGCGATCTGATTCAGCACCCCGAAGCCCACGGTGTCCCACCGTGGGTCCGTTCCCACTCACGCCCGCGCGTCACGCTTGTCGCGCTCGATAAACGCGTAAGCGTTGTGGTTATGAATCGACTCGAAGTTTTCCGATTTGACCTGGTACCAGACGATGCGCTCTTCCATGTCCAGCGCCACCGCCAGGTCGCGGACGATGTCTTCCACGAACTTCGGGTTGTCGTACGCCGCTTCGGTCACATACTTCTCGTCCGGCCGTTTGAGCACCGCGAACACGCGCGTGCTCGCCTGACGCTCGACAATGTCGAACAGCTCTTCGATCCACATCGACTTGCCCGGCTGGAACCGGACGCGGACCTCCATCAAGCAGCGCTGATTGTGCGCCCCGTAAGCGGAAATCTCCTTCGAACAGGGGCAGAGGCTCGTCGCGGGCACTTTCAACCCGAGGATGAAATCCTCCGCGTTCGACTCCGGCTGGCCGGCGACGCCCGCCACGCCCTCGAAGCTCACCTCCACGTCCAGCTTGCCCGGCTGCCCGGTGACGGGCGCTTTCTTGTCGATGAAGTAAGGGAAGTGCAGTTCGAGGTGCGCTTCCTCCGCTTCCAGGCGATGCTTCATGTCGTGGCAGATTTCCATCACCTGATCCGAGCGGACCGACTCGTGGTGCTTGTTGAGCACTTCGAGGAACCGGCTCATGTGCGTGCCCTTCTGGTAATGGGGCAGGCCCACGTACATGTTCACCTCGGCGATGGTGTGCTGCCGACCGCCGGTGGCGGGGCAATGCAGGGTGATCGGGTAGCGAATGCCCTTCACGCCGACCTTGTTGATCGGGATGTTTCGAGCGTCATAGCTGCCTTGCACGTCGGCCATGGGAGCCGCGGCGCCTTGGCGTCCGGTGCTGGTCATGAGAATTACCTGCTTTCATTCACCCGAGCGTCGCCGACGGCTGCCGACGCTCATCATC
The Phycisphaerales bacterium AB-hyl4 genome window above contains:
- a CDS encoding HlyD family secretion protein, producing the protein MIKWITILLALVGLLLGAYTVATSDRDLGEPDPAAPPTVNPYARAVAASGLVEALGRNVELGAPEPGLVTDVLVEVNDEVAEGDPLFRLDRRPIEAELGRARAAVRVAEAQVERLQAEPRPESLPVLEAQVDAARAEAELGQIQLQRTETLVEERAAPREDLDRLRLESAALNARLAQAEATLAERQAGAWSRELAVAEAELAQAEAEVAALETRLDRLTVRAPRAGTILRRRVEPGVYVSLATGNSAPMVMGDLSQYRIRAQVDEQDMLSVQTNANATARLRGGHDVQLPLRMVRIEPLAEPKRQLTGVPTELVDTRVIDVIFEVIDRDGIPLYPGQIVDVFIEQSDNANIAMD
- a CDS encoding ABC transporter ATP-binding protein codes for the protein MNEPSSQPAIRVEGVAKHFGHGRAAVRALNGVDLTVEGGQVVMLVGPSGCGKTTLVSIISGVLNPDAGQVEVFGTNWNKLGEDARTRRRGELVGFVFQDFNLLPTLTAAENVMLPLLIRNTDRREARQRANDMLDKVGLGERVDALPAELSGGMQQRVAIARALVARPRLVVCDEPTASLDAKTGQRVLELICQASQPDELGPRCVLVVTHDNRVFHFADRIEQMEDGQLLDAPEADVLEHARYYKPHEPTPKRTEDEDA
- a CDS encoding ABC transporter permease, whose amino-acid sequence is MNRVALKMLVGDRAKYLALVIGLSFAVLLITQQASIFLGLVLRGTGFLQNISQPDLWVADPSTRYIGEIRPLADAQLQRVRAVEGVLWAEPFFTARAPVELMDGEFKTVQLQGISRSTLVGQPPQITAGRIEDLRIPGAVIVEETSREKLNDVQIGETLKLNDRRAIVVGYARARLGFESNAVIYTTYEQALNFVPTGRNNLTYMLVKCKPGYDVTTVQARINQMESLGAFTGDELRWRTIWFILLDTGIGINFAITVTLGFIVGLVVSAAIFYQFTLENLGQFAVLKAMGATRWTLVKMILLQALLVGLIGYGIGVGAAGVFSWFGREPGAELSTHYPWQLMVGSLVATLVCIAVGSLLSLRRVLTLEPAIVFK
- a CDS encoding fucose isomerase, with product MAAKKTTQKKSTHKKTTKKSTKTTTKKKSPARSANREVLLIANGDLRLSANQNCWAAQHEMEQTLITAVEAQGYTVRRAHPYKEDEGHGFIGSQKEGMEVFRGLSDADRKKPIIVAEAVWQYSHHILHGLMAHEGPILTAANWSGTWPGLVGMLNLNGSLTKAGVPYTTLWSEDFTDRYFTSRLKKWLDTGKATHPTPHVHKLGKAKLPAKTRKLGQQLASDMQTRRAIMGVFDEGCMGMFNAIIPDHLLNPTGVFKERLSQSALYYETTQVSDKEADDVRWWMGERGMTFHTGPNHHEHLTDDQIRLQCKMYIAALRIADDFGCDTIGIQYQQGLKDLLPASDLVEGTLNNSERPPVLSRDGSRELYAGEPLPHFNEVDECAGLDGLMTHRVHKALGQPTENTLHDLRWGDVDRSGTVDDYVWVFLISGSAPPAHHQGGWAGSDGHRQPAMYFPNGGSTLRGIAKPGEIVWSRVYVEGGKLKMDLGRAGVVELPQEETDRRWRETTPQWPIMHAITYGVSRDQMMARHKANHIQCVYANSAKEADEAMFTKAAMAEALGMEVALCGTNKKGKAWG
- a CDS encoding type II secretion system protein; amino-acid sequence: MRRKRTHTREHHTSAFTLIELLVTITVIVLLISIVLPALGNARGSARAVLCLNHQRQLATTVMMYVDDFRGALPRPTIGTDVVGMSTAQQQQAVWYNAVDAYYGKATPTSASERHHEAWKHDPVWASFDEAKRANNRTIKMNDYLKGNNDNDEPPHFTYEQAIRRPTLMVLFVDGQSADVHPNASNDTHFGATPGRVALRHADGANVTFVDGHGRHVRQAIRDDLVVPGWFLPTDVRQELLWRVADQ
- the folE2 gene encoding GTP cyclohydrolase FolE2, with amino-acid sequence MTSTGRQGAAAPMADVQGSYDARNIPINKVGVKGIRYPITLHCPATGGRQHTIAEVNMYVGLPHYQKGTHMSRFLEVLNKHHESVRSDQVMEICHDMKHRLEAEEAHLELHFPYFIDKKAPVTGQPGKLDVEVSFEGVAGVAGQPESNAEDFILGLKVPATSLCPCSKEISAYGAHNQRCLMEVRVRFQPGKSMWIEELFDIVERQASTRVFAVLKRPDEKYVTEAAYDNPKFVEDIVRDLAVALDMEERIVWYQVKSENFESIHNHNAYAFIERDKRDARA